From the genome of Thermosipho japonicus:
CCTTCAAGACAAACAATACACTATAGATTGAAAAGATTATCAAAAAAGAAAGTAAGTAAGAAATTAAAAAGACTTTTTAGCACACTGCTAGTTATTGAAGATAAAGAAATTAGAGGAAAGAAGAAGAGACTCCATCTATTATATGAAGCAAAGAAAAAAGTGTTATTAGATTTTGAGATAGGAAATAATAGAGAAGTAGAACATGCAGAAATTATGTTAGAAGATATAGAAGGTTCGATACTCTTAGCAGATAGGGGGTACTGGCAATGGGAGTTTATTGAAGAAATGAAAGAAAAGATGAAGTTATATGTAAGACCTAGGGGAAGAAAAGGAAAAGAATTCATGGAAAGAGAAATAGATAGGTTGATATATAGCAAAAGATGGGAGATAGAATGGTATATAGAAAGGCTGAAGCAGAGGATAAAGATGAGAGGAATGAATGAAAGAACGCAGTAGCA
Proteins encoded in this window:
- a CDS encoding transposase, which encodes PSRQTIHYRLKRLSKKKVSKKLKRLFSTLLVIEDKEIRGKKKRLHLLYEAKKKVLLDFEIGNNREVEHAEIMLEDIEGSILLADRGYWQWEFIEEMKEKMKLYVRPRGRKGKEFMEREIDRLIYSKRWEIEWYIERLKQRIKMRGMNERTQ